The following DNA comes from Novosphingobium sp. PP1Y.
GTGTGGCCATACGTCCGAGTTCATGCTCGGCGGCGAGCACGACCTTCTCGAGCCTGCTGAGTGGCGCATAGCCGACGCCGATCGAAGTGTCGTTGGCAAGAGGCGAGGCATTGGTTGCACTGCGGTCGAAGAGCGCGCTCAAATCGCTCGAACCCGGACGGACGAGGCAGTGCGTCCGCAAGTGCGAAGCCGGTTCAAACAGTGGAATATGGTTACTAAACCATGCCTCCGCGACCTCACGAACGATATCCTCAAGTGGGAGACCTTACTCACCGCACTGGCTGATCGCGCGTCCCGCCAGAAATATTTCCATCGGCTGCGTGATCCGCCCGCCGCCGAATGCGGGTTCGGAGCAGCCGTCCCAGAGCAGTGCCTTGTCGACGTTGTAGTGCAGGATGCGACCGAATGTGTCAAGGTAGCGGTGCGTGAGCTCCCTGCTTAGCGCTTCGGTCAGATGGTCGCAGATCGAATCGGGATGACCGGCGCCATTGCGTTCGACGATCTCGACGGGGAGCAAGTCACCGCTGGGCTCGGTCAATGGCGTGAGATCGATCCGCATGATGTCACCTCTTTGCGAGCTTTGTGGCCTCGAAAAACGCGCTCCGGATCCTGGTTGATCTGCACCAGCCACAGATCCTTACGGGCTTGAGCGAGCCTGGCGCAACATTTCCTGTGCATGTCCATGCCCAATTGCGTTCCGCGCCAGCGGGATCGTGTGCCAGCGACCTGTAATCGTTCGACGCCCTATGCGTCCATCCCAACAGCGAATGCCGCGACTGGGTCGCCTCCTTCTTGCAATGGCGATCACGATTGGGGGACACAATGACGCGCACCGGACGTTTCGGACGAGGCGACATTCTTTTCAGTGAAGGTGACGCCGTTGAAGGCGTTCTGCACGTCCGCAGCGGAAGCGTCGAAATTCTGCGTCGGCGGGACGGTGTGGAAATTGTTCTTGGAGCCATCCACAGCGGCCAGGTCCTCGGCGAGATGAGCGTTGTTGAAAAACGAGCTCGGCGCAGCGCGACAGCGCGTGCCGTCACGGACGGCGAAGTCGAGTTCATCGGCTCGGCCGAATTCCTCGATCGTATCAGCCGCTCCCCCGAAAACGCGCGAACCTTGATTGAACGACTTTGCCATCGACTCCACGATCTGGAAGATCGCTTCGTCGAAGATGAGCAGAGGCAGCAGCCGCCGTCGGCCAGGAATAGCCTTGGCGAATCCCTTGTGGTGCAGAACGTCATGCTGGCGGCCGACTCCCGGGGTTTGCGCCGGCAGTTGCCCGATCCGCTGTGTATTGACGCGGTTCCTTTCCTGGTCGGGAGGGCGGCTTTGCCGGGAGAACAGGCGCCGCCACGGGCATTGAACCTCGAGCTTGAGGACGAGGTTCCGTTGAGATTGTCTCGCAACCATTTCGCGATCATCCATCATGACGGGCATTACCACGTCCGCGACCTTCGCAGCACGTTGGGAACGCTGGTCAATGGCCGGCCTATCGGCGAGCATTTTGGCTCGGATTTGGCACCGCTCGTCGCAGGCGAAAATGAGGTGGTCGCGGGCGGAAAGGGTTCGCCCTTTGTGTTTTTCATCACCATTGTCGATGAGGGAAACGCGCGCCGATAAAGATCAGCGTCCGCCGACTGCTTGTGAAGAATTCGAAAGTGGTTTGGACTCGAACCGGGGATCGCCAGATATAGGAACCGAATATTGAAATGGCCTCCTGCGATCAGGCCGACGCCGCTCAACTACTGCGGAGACGCCACCGCATTCGCGGGAACGAAGGCCCGGCGTTCAGTGGCTCTGGAGTTTTGCACCGCTGGACATGACGCCGATGGAACGGAGTAGACGACCATGCCTGTATCAAGGCCGCTCGCCACGCCTGATGTGCATGAGGTGTTCAATCAGACACCAGCCCTGGATGTCGGCAACTGGTTTACCAGTGATCGGGCTTTGACTGCAGCGGTGAGAAGGGCGGGTGGCGCACAGCTCGAAAGGCGGCTGTCACGCCTGGGCCGCCGGGCGGCTTCGGCCGAGGTGGTTGCGTGGGGCATATTAGCCAATCGCCATGTCCCGACCCTCGAAAATTACGATTCCCAGGGCCGCCGCATCGACGAAGTCGCATTCCATCCGGCCTATCACCAGCTCATGGGCTTGGGACTTGGCAATGGCATCGCTGCGGCAGCTTGGGATGGCACGTCGCACGGCCATGTGCTTCACGCCGCCATGAGCTATCTTCTTGGTCAGGTGGATGCCGGCACGATCTGCCCGATGACGATGACCTACGCCGCAGTGCCGGTTCTGAGTAGGGAATCAGCAGTCTCCGAGGAATGGTTGCCGCGTATCCTCGCCGCCCGTTACGATCCGGCTTCACGGCCCGCCGCCGACAAGGCGAGCGTGACGATCGGCATGACGATGACCGAAAAACAGGGCGGTTCCGACCTGCGCGCCAATACCACTCGCGCCGAGCCGGTTGATCGCGCACGCCGGACGTTCTCGCTTACGGGACACAAATGGTTCTGCTCGGCACCGATGAGCGATGCTTTCCTGACCCTTGCCCAGACAGAGCGGGGACTGAGCTGTTTCCTCGTCCCGCGGTGGCTACCCGATGGCCGGCGCAACACAGGTTTCCGAATCGTGCGGCTCAAGGACAAGCTGGGCGACAGGTCCAATGCGACGGCGGAGATCGAATATGATCGGGCTTTCTCCTGGCGCATCGGAGAGGAAGGTCGCGGCATTGCCACGATACTCGAGGCGGTGCAGCACACGCGCCTCGACTGTGTCGTCGGATCGGCCGCTGGCATGCGTGGTGCGCTTGTGCAGGCACTCTGGCACACGCAGCATCGCCAATGTTTTGGGCGCCGTCTTGCCGATCATCCGGCCATGGCGGCGGTGCTCGCTGATCTCGCGGTAGAAAGCGAGGCCGCGACCGCGCTCGCCCTTCGGATCGCTGCGGCGCTTGACGCCGGTGATCCGCTGACACGGCTGCTCACGCCCGTCGCCAAATACTGGATCTGCAAGCGTCTGCCAGGCTTTGCCGCGGAGGCGATGGAGTGCCTGGGGGGCAATGGCTATGTCGAAAGCAGCCCCATGCCTTGCCATTTTCGCCAATCCCCCGTCAATGCGATCTGGGAAGGCTCGGGCAACATTGTCGCGCTCGATGTGCTCCGAGTTCTGCAGCGCGAACCCGAGGCGGTAGAAGCGCTTCGAGCCTTTCTTGCGGAGCCCATCGGGCGAGAGGCGAATTATGACCAATGGCTGAACTGCATCGATCTTGACTGTTGCGAGGAAGCCCGCGCGAGAGAACTTGTGGAACGGCTTGCGCTCGCCGCGCAGGCGGCGATCCTTCTCCTGGCGCAAAGCCCCCTGGCACCGGTCTTCTGCAGGTCGAGGCTTGGTGCCATGGGATTCACCTACGGTGCTGCCCCCGGTTTAACCGACGCGCGGGCTGTCATAGAGCGTGCGATGCCCAAGGGCTCCGCACTGGGGCAGGGCGATGCATGAACGCCGCTCTCCACATCAGCGCCGGCCCCCTTTGGAACGACACGGAACAGGTTGAAGAAATCGAGTAAGGGGGCTGCGCACCCACGATGCTGGCTTTGCCCAGGAGCTCGCTGCCGACAACGTGGGAATAGTTAATAAGAGCAAATAAAATACAACTTATCAAAAATCTTTATGCGCATGGGAGAGTGATCTATTACTATTACAGTTAATATATCGTCTTTGAT
Coding sequences within:
- a CDS encoding cyclic nucleotide-binding domain-containing protein; translation: MTRTGRFGRGDILFSEGDAVEGVLHVRSGSVEILRRRDGVEIVLGAIHSGQVLGEMSVVEKRARRSATARAVTDGEVEFIGSAEFLDRISRSPENARTLIERLCHRLHDLEDRFVEDEQRQQPPSARNSLGESLVVQNVMLAADSRGLRRQLPDPLCIDAVPFLVGRAALPGEQAPPRALNLELEDEVPLRLSRNHFAIIHHDGHYHVRDLRSTLGTLVNGRPIGEHFGSDLAPLVAGENEVVAGGKGSPFVFFITIVDEGNARR
- a CDS encoding acyl-CoA dehydrogenase family protein, which produces MPVSRPLATPDVHEVFNQTPALDVGNWFTSDRALTAAVRRAGGAQLERRLSRLGRRAASAEVVAWGILANRHVPTLENYDSQGRRIDEVAFHPAYHQLMGLGLGNGIAAAAWDGTSHGHVLHAAMSYLLGQVDAGTICPMTMTYAAVPVLSRESAVSEEWLPRILAARYDPASRPAADKASVTIGMTMTEKQGGSDLRANTTRAEPVDRARRTFSLTGHKWFCSAPMSDAFLTLAQTERGLSCFLVPRWLPDGRRNTGFRIVRLKDKLGDRSNATAEIEYDRAFSWRIGEEGRGIATILEAVQHTRLDCVVGSAAGMRGALVQALWHTQHRQCFGRRLADHPAMAAVLADLAVESEAATALALRIAAALDAGDPLTRLLTPVAKYWICKRLPGFAAEAMECLGGNGYVESSPMPCHFRQSPVNAIWEGSGNIVALDVLRVLQREPEAVEALRAFLAEPIGREANYDQWLNCIDLDCCEEARARELVERLALAAQAAILLLAQSPLAPVFCRSRLGAMGFTYGAAPGLTDARAVIERAMPKGSALGQGDA